From the genome of Sulfurovum sp. NBC37-1, one region includes:
- a CDS encoding DUF6726 family protein, with amino-acid sequence MKKYILLSILTLIFVSGCTQVVAAPISVAGSVVGAAIDVTGSAVGAAVDVATSGSDKEKDEK; translated from the coding sequence ATGAAAAAATATATACTATTATCTATACTGACTTTGATTTTTGTATCGGGGTGTACACAAGTTGTTGCGGCACCCATCTCCGTTGCCGGTTCAGTGGTAGGTGCCGCAATAGATGTTACCGGTTCTGCTGTGGGTGCAGCCGTGGATGTCGCCACCTCCGGAAGCGACAAAGAAAAGGACGAAAAGTAA
- a CDS encoding DUF1538 domain-containing protein, giving the protein MKESLKIFAGDLKNSFMDLLPIIIVVALFQGAIIRAVPDNLLSIVIGLTIVAVGLALFIRGLELGIFPIGEGLAVDFARKGSAFWLLTFAFTIGFSTTVAEPALIAIANKAAMISHGLINAFWLRMTVALSVGFAIALGVLRILLGHPISYYIIGGYILVVAITFFAPPEIIGLAYDSGGVTTSTVTVPLVAALGIGLASSIKGRNPAIDGFGLIAFASLTPMIFVQLYGILAYSSVDSATAVQTVVQAAAEHTPKIDHFVWSDLFFDLVGTIKDVAPIIAVIFFFQYIIIKKPVAHLHRIITGILMVILGLYAFIVGLEMGLFPIGETIAYQLTDMNNNLLIYLFAFLIGFSTTMAEPALLAIAIKAEEISEGNIKQNVLRMVVALGVAIGIGLGAYRIVAGDPIHYYIIAGYIFVIIFTYFAPNYIVPIAYDSGGVTTSTVTVPLVAALGLGLAENIEGRNPLIDGFGLIAFASLFPMLTVMGYGIHAEYYKKRLLAQEKSTEQEEK; this is encoded by the coding sequence AATCTGCTCTCCATCGTCATCGGCCTGACCATTGTCGCTGTGGGACTGGCGCTGTTCATTCGTGGCCTGGAACTGGGAATCTTCCCCATCGGTGAGGGACTGGCTGTGGACTTTGCCAGAAAGGGTTCCGCTTTCTGGCTTTTGACCTTCGCCTTCACCATTGGCTTTTCAACGACTGTCGCGGAACCAGCACTTATTGCCATCGCCAACAAGGCCGCCATGATCTCACACGGTCTCATAAACGCCTTCTGGCTGCGTATGACAGTAGCCCTCTCGGTAGGCTTTGCCATTGCGCTGGGCGTCCTGCGTATCCTGCTGGGACATCCTATCTCCTACTACATCATCGGAGGGTACATATTGGTGGTTGCCATTACCTTCTTTGCACCGCCCGAGATCATAGGCCTGGCCTATGACAGCGGAGGAGTAACCACTTCGACTGTAACCGTACCACTTGTTGCAGCCCTTGGTATCGGACTGGCTTCGAGTATCAAGGGTCGGAACCCTGCCATCGACGGTTTCGGCCTTATCGCTTTTGCTTCGCTCACCCCGATGATCTTCGTGCAGCTCTACGGTATACTTGCCTATTCATCTGTAGATTCAGCTACTGCGGTACAGACAGTCGTCCAGGCCGCAGCGGAGCATACACCAAAAATAGACCATTTTGTCTGGAGCGATCTCTTTTTTGACCTTGTCGGAACCATTAAAGATGTGGCTCCCATTATCGCGGTTATCTTCTTTTTTCAGTATATTATTATCAAAAAACCCGTAGCCCATCTGCACCGTATTATTACCGGTATCCTTATGGTGATACTCGGACTCTATGCGTTTATCGTAGGTCTGGAAATGGGACTTTTTCCCATTGGCGAAACGATCGCATACCAGCTGACCGACATGAACAACAACCTGCTTATCTACCTGTTCGCTTTCCTCATCGGCTTCTCAACGACCATGGCGGAGCCGGCACTTCTGGCCATCGCCATCAAAGCCGAGGAGATCAGTGAAGGGAACATTAAACAAAATGTACTTAGAATGGTGGTAGCATTAGGTGTTGCCATAGGTATCGGTCTGGGTGCTTACCGTATCGTTGCTGGCGATCCAATACATTACTATATCATCGCAGGGTATATATTTGTGATCATATTTACCTATTTTGCACCAAACTATATCGTACCCATCGCCTACGACAGCGGCGGTGTGACCACTTCGACCGTTACCGTACCTTTGGTCGCGGCATTGGGATTGGGGCTGGCAGAAAATATCGAGGGGCGTAATCCGCTCATCGACGGTTTCGGTCTCATCGCCTTTGCTTCCCTCTTCCCTATGCTGACGGTCATGGGGTACGGAATACATGCGGAGTACTATAAAAAACGTCTTTTGGCGCAAGAAAAATCAACAGAGCAGGAGGAGAAATGA
- a CDS encoding CBS domain-containing protein: MLVEAVMTPKEKLVIVSPMAPVREALNLMKKHSVRSVIVDKTKPDSAYGLVTFKNILQSIVAEDGDIDLLNVYDIASTPAFSVSAKLNVKYAARMMVKSSIKRLLVLDNNELQGILTMTDIIGILMETVEAQ, translated from the coding sequence ATGTTAGTAGAAGCAGTTATGACACCCAAAGAGAAACTGGTCATAGTCTCACCTATGGCCCCGGTAAGAGAAGCGCTCAACCTTATGAAAAAGCACTCCGTACGCTCAGTCATCGTGGACAAAACAAAACCGGACAGCGCCTATGGCCTGGTAACCTTCAAAAATATTCTGCAAAGTATTGTTGCGGAAGACGGTGATATCGACCTTCTCAATGTATACGATATCGCTTCAACACCTGCCTTCTCCGTTTCGGCAAAACTGAACGTAAAGTATGCCGCGCGAATGATGGTCAAAAGCAGTATCAAACGTCTTCTCGTACTTGACAACAATGAACTTCAGGGTATCCTGACCATGACCGATATCATCGGTATACTAATGGAAACGGTCGAAGCGCAGTAA
- the dnaK gene encoding molecular chaperone DnaK: MGKVLGIDLGTTNSAMAVYTNGEAAIIANKEGKNTTPSIVAFTDKGEVLVGESAKRQAVTNPEKTIYSIKRIMGLMCEEEKANEAKERLPYHIIDRNGACAIEVAGKTYTPQEISAKVLMKMKEDAEAYLGETVTDAVITVPAYFNDAQRKATKEAGTIAGLNVLRIINEPTSAALAYGLDKKEAEQIVVYDLGGGTFDVTALETGDGVVEVLATGGDAFLGGDDFDNRIIDYVADEFKSESGIDIKADVMALQRVKDAAEAAKKELSSATETEINLPFITADASGPKHLVTKITRAKFESLIGDLVAKTIKTIEAVLKDAGLSKNDVKEVVMVGGSTRVPLVQEEVKKFFNKELNKSVNPDEVVALGAAIQGGVLAGDVKDVLLLDVTPLSLGIETLGGVMTKVIEKGTTIPAKKSQIFSTAEDNQPAVSIHVLQGEREFAKDNKSLGMFELRDIPAAPRGVPQIEVTFDIDANGILTVSAVDKGTGKSQEIKITGSSGLSDEEIEKMVQDAEAHKAEDEKRKAVVEAKNQADALIHQTKKSLDDLGENFDANEKAGIEAAIADLETVLKDDNATKEQIDEKVKALTEKSHKLAEAAYAKEQGGQQGAADAGKKADDDDVIDAEVE; the protein is encoded by the coding sequence ATGGGAAAAGTATTAGGAATTGACTTAGGAACAACAAACTCTGCAATGGCAGTGTATACAAACGGCGAAGCGGCGATCATTGCCAACAAAGAAGGTAAAAATACAACACCTTCCATCGTGGCATTTACAGACAAAGGTGAAGTCCTTGTTGGTGAATCTGCAAAAAGACAGGCGGTAACGAATCCGGAAAAGACGATCTACTCTATCAAGAGGATTATGGGTCTTATGTGTGAAGAGGAAAAAGCGAACGAAGCAAAAGAGAGACTTCCTTACCATATTATAGACAGAAACGGTGCGTGTGCGATTGAGGTAGCGGGTAAAACATATACGCCTCAGGAGATCTCTGCAAAAGTATTGATGAAGATGAAAGAGGATGCGGAAGCATACCTTGGTGAAACGGTAACCGATGCGGTTATTACAGTACCTGCATACTTCAATGATGCGCAGAGAAAAGCGACAAAAGAGGCCGGTACGATTGCAGGATTGAATGTATTGAGAATCATCAACGAGCCTACATCGGCAGCATTGGCTTACGGTCTTGACAAAAAAGAAGCCGAGCAGATTGTGGTATACGATCTTGGTGGTGGTACGTTCGACGTTACAGCACTTGAAACTGGTGACGGGGTTGTCGAAGTATTGGCAACCGGTGGTGATGCATTCCTTGGTGGTGACGACTTTGATAACAGGATCATTGACTATGTAGCCGATGAATTCAAATCTGAAAGTGGTATCGATATCAAAGCGGATGTTATGGCGCTTCAGAGGGTAAAAGATGCTGCAGAAGCGGCGAAGAAAGAACTCTCCTCTGCAACAGAAACTGAGATCAACCTTCCGTTCATTACGGCAGATGCGAGCGGGCCAAAGCACCTTGTGACAAAAATTACAAGAGCGAAGTTCGAATCACTGATCGGTGACCTTGTGGCAAAGACGATCAAAACGATCGAAGCAGTACTGAAAGATGCCGGTCTGAGCAAGAACGATGTCAAAGAAGTGGTTATGGTCGGTGGTTCCACCAGAGTACCGTTGGTTCAGGAAGAAGTGAAGAAATTCTTTAACAAAGAGCTTAACAAGTCTGTGAATCCTGATGAAGTTGTTGCACTTGGTGCGGCGATCCAGGGTGGTGTTCTTGCAGGTGATGTTAAAGATGTATTGCTTCTTGATGTGACACCGTTGAGCCTTGGTATCGAAACATTGGGCGGTGTGATGACAAAAGTCATTGAAAAAGGTACAACTATCCCTGCGAAGAAATCACAGATATTCTCTACAGCGGAAGACAACCAGCCGGCAGTAAGTATTCATGTTCTCCAGGGAGAACGTGAATTCGCCAAAGACAACAAATCACTTGGTATGTTTGAACTGAGAGACATCCCGGCAGCACCAAGAGGTGTACCACAGATCGAAGTAACTTTCGATATTGATGCGAACGGTATCTTGACCGTATCGGCAGTAGACAAGGGTACAGGTAAATCTCAGGAGATCAAGATCACCGGTTCGTCAGGACTTTCTGATGAAGAGATCGAAAAAATGGTTCAGGATGCCGAAGCGCACAAAGCGGAAGATGAAAAACGTAAAGCGGTTGTTGAGGCGAAGAACCAGGCGGATGCATTGATCCACCAGACCAAAAAATCGCTTGACGACCTTGGTGAAAACTTCGATGCGAATGAAAAAGCGGGCATTGAAGCGGCGATCGCTGATCTTGAGACAGTTCTCAAAGATGACAATGCTACGAAAGAGCAGATCGATGAGAAGGTCAAAGCCTTGACTGAGAAGAGCCACAAACTTGCCGAAGCGGCGTATGCCAAAGAGCAGGGTGGTCAGCAGGGTGCTGCAGACGCAGGAAAGAAAGCGGACGATGACGATGTCATCGATGCAGAGGTTGAATAA
- a CDS encoding response regulator transcription factor, with amino-acid sequence MKILLLEDDIILQEIIEEFLTENGYEVESFYDGEKALDSIGENRYDMLLLDVNVPNIDGFEILSYLREIGNTTPAIYITSLAGIDDLKKGFDLGADDYLKKPFELEELRARIEHIIRLYRLQEEIEFDGMKFIPKAHQIIIDDEVIEIRQKEAQVLEYFIRNTGKIVSCDEIIENVWNDDSTPTHATIRTYIKNLRKMFEKEYFDNIKGEGYRFNIV; translated from the coding sequence GTGAAGATCTTATTGCTTGAAGATGATATTATTTTACAGGAGATCATAGAGGAGTTCCTGACCGAGAACGGGTATGAAGTAGAGAGTTTTTATGATGGTGAAAAGGCTTTGGATTCCATAGGTGAGAATCGGTATGATATGCTGCTTCTCGATGTTAACGTTCCCAATATAGACGGTTTTGAGATCCTCTCCTATCTTCGTGAAATAGGCAATACGACCCCGGCCATTTACATTACATCACTGGCAGGTATAGATGACTTGAAAAAAGGTTTTGATCTTGGTGCAGATGATTACCTGAAAAAGCCGTTCGAACTTGAAGAACTGCGCGCCCGCATAGAACATATTATTCGGCTATACCGTCTTCAGGAAGAAATAGAGTTCGACGGTATGAAATTCATCCCCAAAGCGCATCAGATCATCATCGACGATGAAGTGATAGAGATACGGCAGAAGGAGGCACAGGTCCTGGAGTATTTTATACGCAATACGGGCAAGATCGTCTCCTGCGACGAGATCATTGAGAATGTGTGGAACGATGACAGTACTCCTACCCATGCGACCATCAGAACCTATATCAAAAACCTGAGAAAAATGTTCGAAAAAGAGTATTTTGACAATATCAAAGGAGAGGGTTATCGTTTTAACATCGTATGA
- a CDS encoding RrF2 family transcriptional regulator translates to MLLTRATEYALLSLDSISKADKPVGAEQLANELNIPKSFLAKILQNMAKQGILESRKGAHGGFVLAQTINDITINSIIFAAEGKLPAVFDCSSYSETCPNGAIGTCVISPFIANFQTKINNFLEGLTLGDIL, encoded by the coding sequence ATGCTATTGACCCGTGCGACTGAATATGCCCTGCTCTCACTCGACAGTATCAGCAAAGCTGATAAACCTGTCGGAGCTGAACAACTGGCAAATGAGCTGAATATCCCCAAAAGTTTTCTTGCCAAGATACTCCAGAATATGGCAAAACAGGGTATTTTGGAGTCACGCAAGGGTGCCCATGGCGGGTTTGTACTTGCCCAGACTATCAACGATATCACGATCAACAGCATCATCTTTGCCGCAGAGGGAAAACTACCGGCGGTATTTGACTGTTCAAGTTACTCAGAAACCTGTCCCAACGGTGCTATAGGTACTTGTGTTATCTCTCCTTTCATTGCGAACTTCCAGACAAAAATCAACAATTTCCTCGAAGGGCTTACGCTCGGAGATATATTGTAA
- the rpsO gene encoding 30S ribosomal protein S15, which produces MALDQAKKAEIIAKYARGENDTGSTEVQVALLTERIKYLTDHLKTNKKDHSSRLGLLKLVGQRRRLMRYLKNTDLERWHTIKDALGIRN; this is translated from the coding sequence ATGGCTTTAGATCAGGCGAAGAAAGCAGAAATTATTGCTAAGTACGCAAGAGGCGAAAACGATACAGGTTCGACAGAAGTACAGGTTGCACTTTTAACAGAGAGAATCAAATACTTGACAGATCACCTTAAAACAAACAAGAAGGACCACTCTTCAAGACTCGGTCTTCTTAAGCTCGTAGGTCAGAGAAGAAGACTTATGAGATATCTCAAGAACACGGATCTTGAGAGATGGCATACAATTAAAGATGCCCTAGGTATCCGTAATTAA
- a CDS encoding outer membrane protein, which yields MIKSHYFSMAAITILGLSSAAYAGAESNHYKQLIGTSIFSANNLYLQTGWYDMDGSDTGNDPEMTNSNFVGTYIFGENSDTWRPFVTGGFGFADIQQDQSTVAGSTGNIDLDSYYYQFGGGINYNPTSNIGLALGATCLWMNTDGDYNGASDGMRYYFNQKSDTSTYDLFATVGYHTEINGYKPYVGLTLHYLSINYDFDLSDTNGWSTDLEAGVYTPTLTTWLDLPVRARLFATATLLDDDLSTDILFDNAYSGGARLLWKVGPMIHIFNDAFKETELGLNLQGTVGDNDLSGWKTSLAFYIAKF from the coding sequence ATGATAAAATCGCATTATTTCAGTATGGCGGCCATTACAATACTGGGTCTAAGCTCGGCAGCATATGCGGGAGCAGAATCGAATCACTATAAACAACTCATAGGCACCAGTATTTTCAGTGCAAATAACCTTTACCTTCAAACCGGTTGGTATGATATGGATGGGAGCGATACTGGGAATGATCCAGAAATGACCAACAGCAATTTTGTGGGAACTTACATCTTCGGTGAAAACAGTGATACTTGGCGTCCTTTTGTAACCGGCGGCTTTGGCTTTGCCGATATTCAGCAAGATCAATCCACTGTAGCAGGCTCTACCGGGAATATTGATTTGGATTCCTACTACTACCAATTCGGTGGTGGTATCAACTATAATCCAACATCTAATATTGGCTTGGCACTTGGGGCTACATGTCTATGGATGAACACTGATGGGGACTACAATGGTGCATCAGACGGTATGCGCTACTACTTCAACCAGAAGAGTGACACATCTACCTATGATCTCTTTGCTACTGTTGGTTACCATACAGAGATAAACGGATATAAACCCTATGTCGGATTAACGCTGCATTACTTATCTATTAATTACGATTTTGACCTGTCCGATACGAATGGCTGGAGTACTGACCTCGAGGCTGGCGTTTACACACCTACATTGACTACATGGCTTGATCTGCCTGTACGTGCCAGACTTTTTGCTACTGCTACCTTGCTTGATGATGATCTCTCTACTGATATACTCTTCGATAATGCTTATAGTGGTGGTGCAAGACTGCTCTGGAAAGTCGGTCCTATGATTCATATTTTCAACGATGCATTTAAAGAGACGGAACTTGGTCTCAATCTTCAAGGTACCGTGGGAGACAACGACCTGAGTGGCTGGAAAACCAGTCTCGCATTCTATATCGCAAAATTCTGA
- a CDS encoding chorismate mutase has translation MEIDKCTTLEEARKKIDEVDEEIVKLIAKRNDYIKQIAHFKTSVDEVKAEERISDVISRVRQQAIDLGLSPNLINDLYVRMIDAMVESEIAEFNNAKSF, from the coding sequence ATGGAAATTGATAAATGTACTACTCTTGAGGAAGCAAGAAAAAAGATAGATGAAGTAGATGAGGAAATCGTGAAATTGATCGCAAAACGCAATGACTATATCAAGCAGATCGCACATTTCAAGACGAGTGTGGATGAAGTGAAAGCGGAGGAGAGGATCTCCGATGTGATCTCACGTGTCCGCCAGCAAGCCATAGACCTTGGCCTCTCACCCAATCTCATCAATGACCTTTATGTTCGCATGATAGATGCGATGGTAGAGAGCGAGATCGCTGAATTCAACAACGCAAAAAGTTTTTAA
- a CDS encoding sensor histidine kinase gives MTISKERVIVLTSYERRSLVRFLTLYLGSVFVLLAIIGYLFFENNKAAMKSATKFEMMYQSRMIFSEIVLKAMLNVNGGIKVTERKSFLKGLKHCRFKVGYYDEDGNPIYTEIKEPVNFEKDFYIENDQCYTVTRNKSVHMGIKYIVLKESGLSAQIQALRIKIIGYLVLSFILMGVVGYFLGRLFLQPVREQIESLNRFIADTTHELNTPVSAILMTVQSLKGIDEKKRKRLEASAKRLSVMYSSLTYRLEGKVEPDEWLRLDQIIEARVEYVRDLAASKRLRMELDLEPTLIHMNQQSAYRLIDNLLSNAIKYSDVGDSVTITLKDNTLKVKDTGIGIDKKKQSDIFKRFHRANEERGGFGIGLDIVLSICEKYKIKLELDSKKGEGSTFILTFRDK, from the coding sequence TTGACAATATCAAAGGAGAGGGTTATCGTTTTAACATCGTATGAGCGCAGATCGCTGGTCCGTTTTCTGACGCTATATCTTGGGTCTGTTTTTGTGTTGCTGGCCATTATCGGCTATCTCTTCTTTGAGAACAACAAAGCTGCCATGAAGTCAGCAACTAAATTCGAGATGATGTACCAGTCGCGTATGATCTTTTCCGAGATCGTACTCAAAGCGATGCTGAATGTCAATGGCGGAATTAAAGTGACGGAACGTAAATCCTTTTTGAAAGGTCTGAAACATTGCCGTTTTAAAGTGGGCTATTATGATGAAGACGGAAATCCGATCTATACGGAGATCAAAGAGCCTGTAAATTTCGAGAAAGATTTTTATATTGAAAATGACCAATGCTATACTGTAACACGTAACAAAAGTGTGCATATGGGCATCAAGTATATTGTTCTGAAAGAGAGTGGTCTCTCTGCCCAGATACAGGCATTGCGTATCAAGATCATCGGCTATCTGGTCCTCTCTTTCATTCTCATGGGTGTTGTCGGATATTTTCTGGGAAGATTGTTCCTGCAGCCGGTCAGAGAGCAGATAGAGTCTCTCAACCGTTTCATCGCGGACACGACCCATGAACTTAATACACCGGTTTCCGCCATACTTATGACGGTGCAGAGTCTCAAGGGTATTGATGAAAAAAAACGTAAACGACTTGAGGCGAGCGCAAAGCGCCTGAGTGTCATGTACAGTTCTCTGACCTATCGGCTTGAAGGGAAGGTCGAACCCGATGAATGGCTTCGTCTCGATCAGATCATTGAAGCTCGTGTGGAATATGTACGTGACCTTGCCGCATCCAAGCGTCTCCGTATGGAATTGGATCTTGAGCCTACCTTGATCCATATGAACCAGCAGAGTGCCTACAGGCTCATAGACAACCTTCTGAGTAATGCCATCAAATACTCGGATGTGGGGGACAGTGTGACCATCACACTCAAGGATAATACCCTGAAGGTCAAAGATACGGGTATAGGAATAGACAAGAAAAAGCAGTCAGATATTTTCAAAAGGTTCCACCGGGCAAATGAAGAGAGGGGCGGCTTTGGCATAGGACTCGATATCGTGCTTTCCATTTGCGAAAAGTACAAGATCAAACTGGAACTTGACTCCAAAAAAGGCGAAGGAAGTACGTTTATCCTTACCTTTCGCGACAAATAG
- the grpE gene encoding nucleotide exchange factor GrpE, whose product MSQETEKDLEQTQNEELVEEAQSDEKKDQEVDPVEAAQAEAAEYKDKYIRAHADFENAKKRLEKDKMNAVAYANESFAKDILAVLDSFENALSAIEGANKENAAEVLEKMQEGVKLTYEQLKKVLEKNSIKEIESKGTFNPEVHQAIMQVDSDEHKTDDIVQVMQKGYTIKDRVLRPAMVSTAK is encoded by the coding sequence ATGAGTCAAGAGACAGAAAAAGATCTTGAACAGACTCAGAACGAAGAGTTGGTAGAAGAAGCTCAGAGTGATGAGAAGAAAGATCAAGAGGTAGATCCGGTGGAAGCTGCCCAGGCAGAAGCAGCGGAATATAAAGACAAATATATCAGAGCCCATGCCGATTTCGAGAATGCGAAGAAGCGTCTGGAAAAAGACAAGATGAATGCAGTTGCCTATGCAAATGAAAGTTTTGCCAAAGATATTCTGGCAGTACTGGATTCATTCGAGAATGCGCTCAGTGCTATAGAAGGTGCAAATAAAGAGAATGCTGCTGAAGTTCTTGAAAAGATGCAGGAAGGTGTGAAACTGACCTATGAGCAGCTCAAGAAGGTGCTTGAGAAGAACAGTATTAAAGAGATAGAGTCCAAGGGTACATTTAATCCTGAAGTACATCAGGCGATCATGCAGGTGGACAGCGACGAGCATAAAACGGATGATATCGTCCAGGTGATGCAAAAGGGTTACACCATTAAAGACCGTGTCTTAAGACCGGCAATGGTGAGCACCGCTAAGTAA